A window of Pyrobaculum aerophilum str. IM2 contains these coding sequences:
- the tpiA gene encoding triose-phosphate isomerase translates to MKFPILIINFKAYYEASGRRAVHIAKAAERVAKELGVNIAVAPNHLELALVAQSVEIPVYAQGADVESPGAHTAHVAVDNIKEAGASGLILNHSEAPLRLNEIAKLTARAKAAGLDVVICAPDPRTSLAAAALSPHAVAVEPPELIGTGRAVSKYKPETVVETVQLVGRHFPDVAVITGAGIESGEDVEAALKLGTRGVLLASAAVKAKDPYLKILELAKPLAAGPP, encoded by the coding sequence ATGAAGTTCCCAATTCTAATCATTAACTTCAAGGCGTATTATGAGGCGTCTGGCCGCCGCGCAGTTCATATAGCCAAAGCCGCCGAGAGAGTTGCAAAAGAACTCGGCGTGAATATAGCCGTGGCGCCTAACCACCTCGAACTGGCGCTAGTGGCGCAGTCTGTGGAAATACCCGTATACGCCCAAGGTGCCGACGTCGAATCTCCAGGCGCGCACACGGCACACGTCGCCGTCGACAACATTAAAGAGGCAGGCGCGTCGGGCCTTATTTTAAACCACAGCGAGGCGCCCCTCAGGCTAAACGAAATAGCTAAACTAACTGCCAGGGCTAAAGCCGCTGGGCTTGACGTAGTTATCTGCGCCCCCGATCCGAGGACCAGCCTTGCCGCCGCCGCCCTAAGCCCGCATGCAGTCGCCGTTGAGCCCCCCGAGCTGATCGGGACCGGGAGGGCTGTCTCCAAGTATAAACCCGAGACTGTTGTGGAAACTGTCCAGCTAGTGGGGAGGCACTTCCCTGACGTCGCCGTAATAACTGGGGCGGGTATTGAGAGCGGAGAGGACGTTGAAGCCGCGCTTAAACTCGGCACGAGGGGAGTGTTGCTGGCAAGCGCAGCCGTGAAGGCAAAAGACCCATATCTTAAGATCTTAGAATTGGCGAAACCGCTCGCGGCGGGGCCGCCTTAA